From Pseudorasbora parva isolate DD20220531a chromosome 25, ASM2467924v1, whole genome shotgun sequence, one genomic window encodes:
- the LOC137065006 gene encoding histone H3-like — translation MGSSVLFREPVLSDNPVKKNDSFANRTSLKQTARKSTGGKAPRKQLATKAARKSAPATGGVKKPHRYRPGTVALREIRRYQKSTELLIRKLPFQRLVREIAQDFKTDLRFQSSAVMALQESSEAYLVGLFEDTNLCAIHAKRVTIMPKDIQLARRIRGERA, via the exons atgggaagttcggttcttttccgcgaaccggttctttcggaca atccggttaaaaagaacgattcgttcgcgaaccggacatcactaaaGCAGACCGCTCGTAAATCCACCGGTGGTAAAGCCCCGAGGAAGCAGCTCGCTACTAAAGCCGCCCGTAAGAGCGCTCCGGCCACCGGCGGCGTCAAGAAGCCTCATCGCTACAGGCCCGGGACCGTGGCTCTGCGAGAGATCCGCCGTTATCAGAAGTCCACCGAGCTGCTGATCCGCAAACTGCCCTTCCAGCGGCTGGTGAGAGAAATCGCTCAGGACTTCAAGACGGATCTGCGCTTCCAGAGCTCCGCTGTTATGGCCCTGCAGGAGTCCAGCGAGGCTTATTTGGTCGGCCTGTTTGAGGACACCAACCTGTGCGCCATCCACGCCAAGAGGGTCACCATCATGCCCAAAGACATCCAGCTGGCCCGCCGCATCCGCGGAGAGCGCGCCTAA
- the LOC137064819 gene encoding histone H1-like, whose product MAETAPAAAAPAKSPKKKSAAKAKKAGPGVGELIVKAVSASKERSGVSLAALKKALAASGYDVEKNNSRVKIAIKSLVTKGALVQVKGTGASGSFKLNKQQAETKKKPAKKAAPKAKKPAAKKPAAAKKPKSAAAKKPKAAKKSPKKAKKPAATAAKKATKSPKKAKKPAAAKKAAKSPKKVKIAKPKTAKPKTAKPKKAAPKKK is encoded by the coding sequence ATGGCAGAAACCGCCCCGGCTGCTGCCGCCCCGGCCAAATCGCCCAAGAAGAAATCCGCTGCGAAAGCCAAGAAAGCAGGTCCAGGCGTTGGCGAGCTCATCGTCAAAGCTGTGTCCGCTTCCAAGGAGAGGAGCGGCGTGTCCCTCGCCGCGCTGAAGAAAGCTCTCGCCGCCAGCGGCTACGACGTGGAGAAGAACAACTCCCGCGTCAAGATCGCCATCAAGAGCCTGGTGACTAAAGGCGCTCTGGTGCAGGTCAAGGGGACCGGCGCCTCGGGCTCATTCAAGCTCAACAAGCAGCAAGCCGAGACCAAGAAGAAACCAGCCAAGAAAGCGGCTCCTAAAGCGAAGAAGCCCGCGGCCAAGAAACCCGCCGCCGCCAAGAAGCCCAAGAGCGCAGCGGCAAAGAAGCCCAAAGCCGCCAAGAAGTCACCCAAGAAGGCCAAGAAACCCGCCGCCACAGCCGCCAAGAAGGCGACGAAGAGCCCCAAGAAGGCAAAGAAGCCAGCAGCCGCTAAGAAAGCAGCCAAGAGCCCCAAAAAAGTCAAGATAGCGAAACCCAAGACGGCAAAGCCTAAAACCGCCAAGCCTAAGAAGGCAGCTCCCAAAAAGAAGTAA
- the LOC137064671 gene encoding histone H2A-like, translated as MSGRGKTGGKARAKAKTRSSRAGLQFPVGRVHRLLRKGNYAQRVGAGAPVYLAAVLEYLTAEILELAGNAARDNKKTRIIPRHLQLAVRNDEELNKLLGGVTIAQGGVLPNIQAVLLPKKTEKPAKSK; from the coding sequence ATGAGTGGTAGAGGCAAAACAGGCGGCAAAGCCAGAGCAAAGGCTAAGACTCGGTCTTCCAGGGCGGGACTGCAGTTCCCCGTCGGCCGTGTTCACAGGCTGCTCCGCAAAGGCAACTATGCTCAGCGCGTCGGTGCCGGTGCTCCGGTTTATCTGGCGGCTGTGCTCGAGTATCTCACCGCTGAGATTCTGGAGTTGGCTGGAAACGCCGCTCGGGACAACAAGAAGACCCGCATCATCCCCCGTCACCTGCAGCTGGCGGTGCGCAACGACGAGGAGCTGAACAAACTCCTGGGCGGAGTGACCATCGCTCAGGGCGGCGTGCTGCCCAACATCCAGGCTGTGCTGCTGCCCAAAAAGACCGAGAAGCCCGCAAAGTCCAAGTAA
- the LOC137065126 gene encoding histone H2B-like, protein MPEPAKSAPKKGSKKAVTKTAGKGGKKRRKSRKESYAIYVYKVLKQVHPDTGISSKAMGIMNSFVNDIFERIGGEASRLAHYNKRSTITSREIQTAVRLLLPGELAKHAVSEGTKAVTKYTSSK, encoded by the coding sequence ATGCCTGAACCAGCAAAGTCCGCGCCTAAGAAAGGCTCCAAGAAGGCCGTCACCAAGACCGCCGGTAAAGGAGGAAAGAAGCGTAGAAAGTCCAGGAAGGAGAGCTACGCCATCTATGTGTACAAAGTTCTGAAGCAGGTTCATCCTGACACCGGCATCTCCTCCAAGGCGATGGGCATCATGAATTCTTTCGTCAACGACATCTTCGAGCGCATCGGCGGTGAGGCGTCTCGTCTGGCGCACTACAACAAGCGCTCCACCATCACTTCCAGAGAGATCCAGACCGCCGTGCGTCTGCTGCTGCCCGGAGAGCTGGCCAAACACGCCGTGTCCGAGGGCACAAAGGCCGTCACCAAATACACCAGCTCTAAGTGA
- the LOC137065174 gene encoding histone H4, with protein MSGRGKGGKGLGKGGAKRHRKVLRDNIQGITKPAIRRLARRGGVKRISGLIYEETRGVLKVFLENVIRDAVTYTEHAKRKTVTAMDVVYALKRQGRTLYGFGG; from the coding sequence ATGTCTGGAAGAGGCAAAGGCGGTAAGGGGCTCGGTAAAGGAGGCGCTAAGCGTCACCGTAAAGTTTTGCGTGATAACATCCAGGGAATCACCAAACCCGCTATCCGTCGTCTGGCTCGCCGCGGCGGTGTCAAGCGCATCTCCGGTCTGATCTACGAGGAGACCCGCGGAGTGTTGAAGGTGTTTCTGGAGAACGTTATCCGCGATGCCGTGACCTACACCGAGCACGCCAAGAGAAAGACCGTCACCGCCATGGATGTTGTGTACGCGCTGAAGCGACAGGGTCGCACCCTGTACGGCTTCGGAGGTTAA